The following is a genomic window from Geoalkalibacter halelectricus.
CGATGAGCAGATCCCGGTAGAGGGCGTCGAGTTCCTTGAGATCATCGGCCAGCAGCGCCGCGTATTCGCCGGGCGTGGCGGTACCGGAAAATTCCATGCGCCGCTGGATGCGCCGATCGACCGTGGGAGGCTTGTACTTGGAGAAATCCAGATCGTAGTGACTGCGCAACAAGGCGAATATGGCCTGGTATTCACCATGCTCGTCAGCTCCGAGGTAATGGCACAGGAAATCCTTGCGTTCACCGGCGGGAAGGCCGGCAAATTCCACCAGCGCACCGGGCATCTCCTCGGGCGCCAGCACCAGGTCGCATGCACCGGTGAGGATGGCGCTGCGCGGCATGCCGTCGAATTGGGCCGATTCGATGGACTGCACCACCACCAGGCCGCCGGCGCGCTTGATTTCCTGAATACCTCGCGAGCCGTCACTGCCGGTGCCGGAAAAAATGACGGCGATGGCCTTCGCGCCCCGGTCCTCGGCGAGGGAGTGCAAAAACACGTCGATGGGCAAATCCGCGTGAGAGGCATCGGTACGTTTGGTGGTGCGCAGCCGGCCTCCGGATACGGTCAGGTGGGTCTGCGGGGTAATCAGGTAAATATTGTCGGGCCTGATCTCCATGCCGTCACCGGCGCGATGAATCGGCATGGAGGTGTTGCGCGCCAGAAGATCGTCCATCATGCTCTTGAAGTCGGGGGAGAGATGCTGGACGACGACGAACGCCATGCCGCTTTGGGCCGGCATGTGATCAAAAAACTTCTGCAGCGCCGCCAACCCGCCGGCCGAGGCGCCCAGGCCGACGATGAAATCGGGGGATGGAGAGCTTTGAGTTGGTTGGGAATGCTGCGGGGGGGAATCGTCTTGGGAGGGATCGGTCATGTTCTCCTGGCTCACCGGTTGGGAGGGAATTTAAAGAGACTTGCCAAGCGCCATGGAGTCAAGAGCAGGAAGGACTATCGCCCCATCGTGCTTGAATCGGATGATTCTAGCCGATGCAGAAGAATTTGTCGAACTCTACCAATCTGATTCGGAGGGGGGAACTACAGCTATGCGAAAGGGCCGCGGAAAACCCCTAGTCTCAAACATTGGGATTGCCGTCGGTGAGCCATAAGTGATAGACTTCTCGATTAACGTGAACCGCGGGGATCAGCCCTGCGGTTTTTATTTTTTTCTGCCAAGCCCAAAAGGTTCTTCTCGCATGATCAGCGCATCCAACCTGGCCCTCGCTTACGGCAAACGGGTCATTTTCAAAGACGTCAACATCAAGTTCACTCCCGGCAACTGTTACGGGCTCATCGGCGCCAACGGCGCCGGCAAATCGACCTTTCTCAAGATCCTCGCCGGCGAGAGCGAGCCCGACAAGGGCCAGATCAGCGTCACCCCCGGCGAGCGCATCGCCATGCTGCGCCAGGATCAGTTCGCCTTTGACGAGCTAACCGTAAGCGACACCGTCATCATGGGCCACAAGCGGCTCTTCGAGGTCATGGCCGAGCGCGAGGCGATCTACGCCAAACCCGACTTCAGCGACGCCGACGGCATCCGCTCGGGCGAACTGGAGGCCGAATTCGCCGAAATGAACGGCTACGAAGCGCAAACCGAGGCGGCGGTGCTGCTCAGCGGGCTCGGCATCCCCGAGGAACTGCGTCACAAGAAGATGAAGGAACTCGAACCCGGCGACAAGGTGCGGGTACTGCTCGCTCAGGCCCTGTTCGGCAACCCCGATATTTTATTGTTGGACGAGCCCACCAACCATCTCGACCTCAAATCCGTCGCCTGGCTCGAGGATTTCCTCTTTCGCTTCCCCAACACGGTCATCGTCGTCTCTCACGACCGGCATTTTCTCAACCAGGTCTGCACCCATGTCGCCGACATCGACTTCGGCAAGATCACCGTCTACGTCGGCAACTACGACTTCTGGTACCAGGCCAGCCAGTTGACCCTCAAGCAGAAGCAGGACGAGAACCGCAAAATCGCCGACAAGGCCGACGAACTCAAGGAATTCATCCAGCGCTTCTCCTCCAACGCCTCAAAGGCCAAACAGGCGACCTCGCGCAAGAAGCTCCTGGAGAAGCTCAGCGTCGAGGATCTGCCGGTGTCCTCGCGCAAGTACCCCTTCGTCGTGTTCAAGCCCGAGCGCGCCTGCGGCGACATCATTCTCGAAATCAAGGGTCTGCACAAAAAAGTCGAGGGGGTCGAGGTGCTCGGCGGTCTTGACCTCGTCGTCAACAAGGGCGACAAAATTGCCTTCGTCGGCGGCGACAGCCTGTCCAAAACCACCCTCTTTCAGATTCTCGCCGGCGAACTGGAGCCCGACGCCGGCAGCTTTCGCTGGGGAGTGACCATCACCAACGCCTATTTTCCCAAGGACAACAGCGCCTACTTCGACAACGATCTAAACCTCATCGAATGGCTCTGCCAGTTCCCGCCCTGCGACGGTGAGAGCTTCGCCCGCGGCTTTCTCGGCCGCATGCTCTTCTCGGGAGACGAAGCGACCAAAAAAACCAGGGTTCTCTCCGGCGGCGAGCGGGTGCGTTGCATGCTGGCGCGCATGATGCTCGCGGGCGCCAACGCCCTGGTGCTCGACGAGCCCACCAACCACCTCGATCTCGAATCGATCACCGCCCTCAATAACGGCCTGATCGCCTTTCCCGAAGTGGTGCTCTTCGCCTCGCACGATCACCAGTTCGTCACCACCGTCGCCAACCGCATCGTCGAATTCACCCCGGCTGGAATCATCGACCGGGTCATGACCTTCGAGGATTATCTGGAAAACACCGAGGTGGCACGCCTGCGCGACCAACTATACCAAGGCCACGGCGAATTGAAGCTGTAGAAGGGAGAGTGCCATGAAGGATCAATCGCTCGATAAAGACCTGTTCGTATCCGATATCTCCCTCGCCGCCAAGGAAGAGGATTTGCACAAGCTGTTCGCCATTTGCGGGAAGGTGAAGTCGGTCCACCTGCTCACCGATCAGAAATCCGGGCAGTTCAACGGCTGCGCTTTTGTGCGCATGGCCACCGCCGCCGAAGCCAAGGACGCGCTCAATATGCTCGACGGCACCCGACTGCTGAATCGCTGCATCCGCATCAAAGCGGCACGCCCCAAACCGTCCGCCCCGCCCGCCGAGGCGCAGCCCACCGAGCAACACCGACGGCCACGGCACCCACGCGGGCGCCGCAAATAGAGAGCGCCCAACCGTCCCGGCGTTATTGAGTTGGTCAAGGAGCGAAGAAACGGCCGGTTTATTGTTGCTCAGGCTGGATGTCGATCAGGCGCTGCAGGGATTTTTCCAGAATGAGGTTACTCACCCCCATGCCGAGATAACCCGTCTGGCCGTAGGTATCGTAGAGGCTGACCTGTTCGGTCAGTTTGGCGAGCTGGTCTTCCCTGCCGCGGAACTTCTCCCGATTATCGAGGATGAACAGGATCTGCTCGGCCAGGTAGTCGGGCAGCTCCTGTTCCTGCCGGGCTGCGTGCAGGGCATCCGTGAGTTTTTCGAACACCATCACCGCTTCTCCTCCAGCCAACGCAGCGTCCTGGCGATATCCTCGTGGTCGTAAGCCCATTTGCAGCAGCCCGCCTCGGCATACACGTCGTACTCACGGATCTGGTCCAGCAGAATCTCGACCAGATATTCCTTTCCTTCATACAGCGCCGGGTTTCTTGCCACGTTCATCACCGGGTCGGCCAGCCACTTCGGCAACTCTCCATTCTCGAACTGATCGGTCGTCGCCTGCTCAAGTTCCGTAAAAATCTGGTTCATCCTTAGGCTCCTTTGCTGGTGCGCAGATTTGCAAGAATTCCTGAAACCTCATCCCAGTCCACATCCTCGGTCAGGTGACACCAAGAAAACCGCAGGGACGTTTCCACCCGCTCCGACGAACACCCCATCGCCAGAAGTACATGGCTGGGCTCTTTGGTGTGAGAGGTGCAGGCCGAGGTGCTCGATACCGCCACGACCTGCTTAAGGGCGTTGATCGCCCGGTCGGCGTCGATCCCGGGCAGGGAGACGTTAATGACATGCGGCAGAGTGTATGCCTCCGCGCCGTTTTGCTGTGCCCCGAGCGAAGCAAGGGCTGCGATGATTTCACCTCTCATGGCGAGGCACTTCTCCCGGCGCTCAACCTGATGGCGCAGGGCGAGCTTGGCGGCTTCGCCGAGTCCGGCGATCAGAAGCACCGGCAGGGTTCCGGCGCGCAGGCCCTGCTCCTGCCCTCCGCCGTACATGAGGGGGCGCAGCGGCGGCAGTTTTTGCCCCCGTTTGCGCGCAATCAGGGCCCCGACTCCCTTGGGGCCGTAAATCTTGTGGCCGCTGATGGAAATCATGTCGATGCGATCATGCCGCAGGGATGCGAACTCCTTGCCGAAACCCTGGGCGGCATCCACATGCCACCAGGCATCATGATCGGCCAAGATCCCGGCCAGATCCGTGAGCGGCTGCAGAACGCCCGTCTCGTTGTTCACCTGCATGGTCGACACCAGCAGGGTGTCCGGGCGCAAGGCCGCGGCGATCCGCTCCGGATCAAAGCGGCCGTCCGGGCGTACCGGCACGACCTCGACCTCGAAGCCGAGGCGTTCGAGCTCCATGCACGGTTCAAGCACCGCCTTATGTTCGATCGCCGTCGTAATCACATGGCGGCGCCAGCTGCGCATCCCCTCCTCGACCAGACCCAAAATCGCCAGGTTGTTGCTCTCCGTCGCACCGCTGGTGAAGATCACTTCATCGGGCCGGGCATCAACCACGCGGGCGATTTGTTTGCGCGCGTGGTCCACGGCGGCGCGCGCAAAGACCCCATAGTCATGAATCGGGCTGGCGGGATTGCCGAAGTCCTTTTCCAGAAACCTTTTAACGAGTGTCGCCACCCCGGGCTCCACCGGCGTCGTCGCATTGCAATCAAGATAGATGGGCATGTAGACCTCCCGGAATTGAATCCATTATAGGCAATCCCCTATCGATATTGAAAATATATAGTTTAGATGGTATAAATCTATTTTCTATATAGACTGGAGATATGGATGGACCTGAAACAGCTCAAGGTTTTTCTGGAGGTCGCAGACGCGGCCGGCTTTACCAAGGCAGCGGACAAGCTGCATATCGCGCAGTCCGCTTTGAGCATCTCCATCAGGAAGCTGGAGGATGAGCTGGGGGTGGTGCTTTTCAACCGGGGAAAAAGAAAGGTGTCGCTCACCGCGGAAGGTGAGGTTCTCGCCGCCCATGCCCGGGAGATTCTTCAGGGCGTGGTGAAAGCGCATCAGGAAATCGAGGATTTGCGCGGATTGCTCAAAGGTGAAGTGAGGGTCGGGCTGACGCCGATGCTGAGCAGCTTCTTCTTTCCGAAAATCATCTCAGAGTTCAAACGCAGCCACCCCGGCCTGCAGATTTCCATCACCGGCGAGAGCGCCTGGAACATTCAACGGATGGTCGAGTCCGGCGATATCGACATGGGGATCATTGTCGGGGCGGTTCCGGACGAGTTGGACTCCCACCACCTGGTGCGCGAGGAGGTGATTGCCTGCGTGCACCCCAATCACCCCCTGGCGCGCGCCAGGAAACATCCCCTGCGCACCTTGTTGAACCAGCCGCTGGTTCATTTCAAGGAGGGCTACCATCTGCGAGAAATCATCGATGATCTGGCCCGCAAGGAAGGCATCACGCCGCTGGTCATGGCCGAATCGAATCTTTTTTCGCTCATCAGGAGCCTGGTGAGAGAGGAACTCGGTTTGGCGTTTTTTCTGAAAATGGCCCTGACCCGGGATGCAGAGGTCGCCGCCGTCTCCTGCGATCCGCCGCTTTATCTCGATCTCGCCATCGCATGGAAAAAAAATGCCCGCCTCTCGCCGGCCAATCGCGCCTTTTTGAACTTTGTCATCGAGGAAGTCGATGACTATTATCAGCTCAGGGAAGCGGCGGGAACCTTTCCGCTTCCCTGAGCTTGGCGTATCCTGGGTTTCGCATTGGGCGGGCAGCGCCCCAGCTCAACCATCTTGGCGGGGCCGATCCGGTTCTGGTGCCTGCTCGATCCGAAGAGAATTGCGGAAATGGAGGTCGCGCTGCGGGAAGGGGATCTCAATCCCGTGCTTTTTGAACTGCTCCCACAGGGCGAAATTGAGGTTGCTCCGGAAAAGGCCGGGACGGTGGGCCAGATCGATGGTCCAGGCGCGCAGTTCGAATTCGAGAGAGCTGTCGCCGAACCCTATGAAGCGAACGCTCGGAGGGGGATCCTGGAGCACGTTCCGGTCGGCCGCCGCCACTTCCAGAGCGAGCCTTTCGACTTGGCGCGGTTCGCTGGCGTAGCTGACGCCGAAGGGGATGCGGATGCGCACCTTGCGATCGCCGTAACTGAGGTTGACCACTTGCGCAGAGATGAACTCGGCATTCGGGATGATCATGTCGATGTTGTCGTTGGTGCGGATTGTGGTGCTGCGCCCGCCGATACGCACCACATCCCCCTGAACACCGCCGACCTCCACGCGGTCGCCGAGTTGGATCGGCCGCTCCACAAGAATGATCAGCCCGCTCATGAAATTGTTCACGATATTCTGCAGGCCGAAACCGATGCCGATGCCGAGGGCACCGGCGAGGACCGTCAGGGCGGTAAGGTCGATGCCGAGGGTCTGCAAAGCGACCATGAGCCCGAGCACCAGCACGAAATACCCGGCAAGACGGGCGACGGCGTCCTTCGCGCCCATCCCCATCGGCACCCGAGGGAGAATTCGAGAGCGCAGCAGACGCCGCACCATGCGCGCGGCCACCAGAACGACAACGACCAGGATGAAGAACTGGATTATGCCGGCCAGCGTCACCGGTGTACCACCTAGGTAAAATATCGGCCGGGAGAAAATTCCCAATAGCTGGGACCAATCCATCATCAGCATACCTATGATTGGAGGTTGTCGCATTCCTGAGCAGGCACACCTTCCCTTCGCCGCTCATCTTGGCTTGATCTCCGCACTGCCGGAAACCTAACCCGAATTATTCATGGAGACTTCTGCGGGAACTGCCCCGGATCGTACAAAATCCCATTTTCGATAACAATAAATGCGCTTCCAAGCAAAAATCCGAGCCCGCTCCACGGGGTTTATCATAATAAATTTATCCTGTTAGCTTGATCCGCCCGTCTCCTGCTTATCGTCGTTTACCGGCTCAACTGCCCGTGCATTTTATGACGACCACGGTCATGTCGTCGTCCGGCGTGGCGCTCGAGGGGACGACCTGAACCAGGCGATCGACGAGGTCCCGGGCGTTGTGCGCCCAGAACTGTCGGGAGAGCGCCCCGTCGAGCTCAAGGTGCTGTATGGCATCGATCAGGCCGTCGCTGAACAGGACGAGGGTATCGCCCTCGGAGAACGAGACACTCCCCTCTTCGAAGGTCTGCGGGAGTACGCCCAAGGGGAGTCCGCGCGGGAGAAGCTCCTTGATGACGCCGTCGGCATGGAGCATGATGACGAGTCCGTGCCCGCAATCGACATAGGTCAGCTTTCGATTCGGAACATCGAATTGAGCGTGAAAGAGGGTGACGAAACTCTCGGAGTCGTACAGGTCCTGGCGCAGGGAATTTTCCGCCTGACGCAGCGCCTCCGCGGGGGGATGAACCAGGGAGGTCGCGCGCAGCGACGCCCTGACCGTGGCCATGAGCATGGCCGCCCCCATCCCCTTGCCCATCACGTCGCCCAGAGTGACGGAAAACACTCCCCGCCGCGTCTCTTGCCAGTCGTAGAAATCCCCCCCGACCTGATAGGCCGGAATGCAGCGGGCCGCGACTTCAAAACCGGGGATGGGCGGGAAGACGCTCGGCAGCATCCTGGACTGTATCTGCGCGGCCAGCTCAAGCTGGGTCTCCATGCGCAGGCGACTCATCTCGCTTTCCCACAGCGCTTTCTCGGCCATGTGCCGGTCGATCCCCAGCGCGATCTCGTCGGCGACAGACCCGAGGGTCGACAGCACCGCCTCCGTCATCGGCTTGCGGGAAAAGAGCGCAACCACTCCGAGGGTGCGATCGTTGATCACCAGGGGGTATCCGGCAAAGGAAACCATCCCCTCTCGCCGGACCCATTCCTGATCGACGATGTCCGGGTCGTCGGCGACCGAATTGGTGAGGTGGGGCTTGCCTTCCGCGGCGACCTTGCCGATCTTCCATTCGCCGATTTTCTTGCGGCTGTGCCGTCCATCGATCCGACAATACTCGCCCGCGCTCGCCTTGAGTTCCAGTAGTTCCGGGTTCTCTTTGCTGACCACCCAGATCCGTCCGAAGGCCGCCTCCGTATGCCGGATGATCGATTCGGCGCAAAGCTGTAGCGTATCGCGAAGCCCCTGTCCACGGGTAAGAGCCACTCCGATCTCGGCCCCCAGTTCGGCCATGCGCACTCTCTCCGCCAAAGCTTCCTCGGCTTCTTTTCGCAGTTTGATGTCCCTGACGACCGCAAGGACGTACGCCGTCTCTTCAAAGCGCATGCGGGCCAGGGTCATCTCGGTGGGGATCCGGGCGCCGTCTCGTCGAAACATACGCGCCTCGATCAGGGCGCGCCCTTTTTCGCTTTTCGCTTCGCTGAAAAGTGCGCCCGTTTGACCGCTGCGCGGAAGATCGGTGAGATCGAAGATCGATTTGTCAAGCAGCTCTTCCCCGGTCCAGCCCGTCTGACGGGAGGCCGCATCGTTGCAATCGACGATCCGGCCGGCGGGGACCTCGACCAGGAAGATGGCGTCATTACTGTAATCCAGAAAGGCCCGGAAACGCTCCAGTTCGCTGAGTCGCTTCTGAAGCTCGGGATAATAGCTCTTGCGAAGCGACGCCTCACCGAGGCCGATGAGCTGATCGCGCAATTCCTTCTCCGTCTCCTCGGATTCAGAGCGCTTCCTCATAAATAACCTCGATATCCCGTCGATTGGCCCGCCGCGGATT
Proteins encoded in this region:
- a CDS encoding ABC-F family ATP-binding cassette domain-containing protein is translated as MISASNLALAYGKRVIFKDVNIKFTPGNCYGLIGANGAGKSTFLKILAGESEPDKGQISVTPGERIAMLRQDQFAFDELTVSDTVIMGHKRLFEVMAEREAIYAKPDFSDADGIRSGELEAEFAEMNGYEAQTEAAVLLSGLGIPEELRHKKMKELEPGDKVRVLLAQALFGNPDILLLDEPTNHLDLKSVAWLEDFLFRFPNTVIVVSHDRHFLNQVCTHVADIDFGKITVYVGNYDFWYQASQLTLKQKQDENRKIADKADELKEFIQRFSSNASKAKQATSRKKLLEKLSVEDLPVSSRKYPFVVFKPERACGDIILEIKGLHKKVEGVEVLGGLDLVVNKGDKIAFVGGDSLSKTTLFQILAGELEPDAGSFRWGVTITNAYFPKDNSAYFDNDLNLIEWLCQFPPCDGESFARGFLGRMLFSGDEATKKTRVLSGGERVRCMLARMMLAGANALVLDEPTNHLDLESITALNNGLIAFPEVVLFASHDHQFVTTVANRIVEFTPAGIIDRVMTFEDYLENTEVARLRDQLYQGHGELKL
- a CDS encoding RNA recognition motif domain-containing protein — translated: MKDQSLDKDLFVSDISLAAKEEDLHKLFAICGKVKSVHLLTDQKSGQFNGCAFVRMATAAEAKDALNMLDGTRLLNRCIRIKAARPKPSAPPAEAQPTEQHRRPRHPRGRRK
- a CDS encoding GSU3529 family protein, producing the protein MVFEKLTDALHAARQEQELPDYLAEQILFILDNREKFRGREDQLAKLTEQVSLYDTYGQTGYLGMGVSNLILEKSLQRLIDIQPEQQ
- a CDS encoding GSU3529 family protein, encoding MNQIFTELEQATTDQFENGELPKWLADPVMNVARNPALYEGKEYLVEILLDQIREYDVYAEAGCCKWAYDHEDIARTLRWLEEKR
- a CDS encoding cysteine desulfurase family protein produces the protein MPIYLDCNATTPVEPGVATLVKRFLEKDFGNPASPIHDYGVFARAAVDHARKQIARVVDARPDEVIFTSGATESNNLAILGLVEEGMRSWRRHVITTAIEHKAVLEPCMELERLGFEVEVVPVRPDGRFDPERIAAALRPDTLLVSTMQVNNETGVLQPLTDLAGILADHDAWWHVDAAQGFGKEFASLRHDRIDMISISGHKIYGPKGVGALIARKRGQKLPPLRPLMYGGGQEQGLRAGTLPVLLIAGLGEAAKLALRHQVERREKCLAMRGEIIAALASLGAQQNGAEAYTLPHVINVSLPGIDADRAINALKQVVAVSSTSACTSHTKEPSHVLLAMGCSSERVETSLRFSWCHLTEDVDWDEVSGILANLRTSKGA
- a CDS encoding LysR family transcriptional regulator, which translates into the protein MDLKQLKVFLEVADAAGFTKAADKLHIAQSALSISIRKLEDELGVVLFNRGKRKVSLTAEGEVLAAHAREILQGVVKAHQEIEDLRGLLKGEVRVGLTPMLSSFFFPKIISEFKRSHPGLQISITGESAWNIQRMVESGDIDMGIIVGAVPDELDSHHLVREEVIACVHPNHPLARARKHPLRTLLNQPLVHFKEGYHLREIIDDLARKEGITPLVMAESNLFSLIRSLVREELGLAFFLKMALTRDAEVAAVSCDPPLYLDLAIAWKKNARLSPANRAFLNFVIEEVDDYYQLREAAGTFPLP
- a CDS encoding mechanosensitive ion channel family protein; its protein translation is MTLAGIIQFFILVVVVLVAARMVRRLLRSRILPRVPMGMGAKDAVARLAGYFVLVLGLMVALQTLGIDLTALTVLAGALGIGIGFGLQNIVNNFMSGLIILVERPIQLGDRVEVGGVQGDVVRIGGRSTTIRTNDNIDMIIPNAEFISAQVVNLSYGDRKVRIRIPFGVSYASEPRQVERLALEVAAADRNVLQDPPPSVRFIGFGDSSLEFELRAWTIDLAHRPGLFRSNLNFALWEQFKKHGIEIPFPQRDLHFRNSLRIEQAPEPDRPRQDG
- a CDS encoding SpoIIE family protein phosphatase — encoded protein: MRKRSESEETEKELRDQLIGLGEASLRKSYYPELQKRLSELERFRAFLDYSNDAIFLVEVPAGRIVDCNDAASRQTGWTGEELLDKSIFDLTDLPRSGQTGALFSEAKSEKGRALIEARMFRRDGARIPTEMTLARMRFEETAYVLAVVRDIKLRKEAEEALAERVRMAELGAEIGVALTRGQGLRDTLQLCAESIIRHTEAAFGRIWVVSKENPELLELKASAGEYCRIDGRHSRKKIGEWKIGKVAAEGKPHLTNSVADDPDIVDQEWVRREGMVSFAGYPLVINDRTLGVVALFSRKPMTEAVLSTLGSVADEIALGIDRHMAEKALWESEMSRLRMETQLELAAQIQSRMLPSVFPPIPGFEVAARCIPAYQVGGDFYDWQETRRGVFSVTLGDVMGKGMGAAMLMATVRASLRATSLVHPPAEALRQAENSLRQDLYDSESFVTLFHAQFDVPNRKLTYVDCGHGLVIMLHADGVIKELLPRGLPLGVLPQTFEEGSVSFSEGDTLVLFSDGLIDAIQHLELDGALSRQFWAHNARDLVDRLVQVVPSSATPDDDMTVVVIKCTGS